GCTATCCAAACGCAAAGAAATGCTTTAGACGTTAAGAAAACTAAAGAATTTAATGAAATGGGCGTTAAGATGACAAAGTTCATTGATTTGTCAATTCCTTATTATAAAGCAGCTTTAGAATTAGATCCTAAGAATGCGAATGCACTGGAGAATCTGAAAATCATTTATCTGTTTAAAGATGACAAGGTTAACTATGAAGCGATCAACAAAAGATTAGAAGCGTTGAAGAAATAATTTAATAGCAATAATTAAAGTAAAAAGAGGGGTAATTTTTATCCCTCTTTTTTTTTTATAAGTTTGTAGCAAGAACATGTTTTGTATGAGTAAGATATCTTTTGTTTATAGCGTATTTCTCGTTTCTATAAGTTGTAATGTTGCTTTTGCCCAAAAAAGTCAGCTTCAAATCGCACGTAACAGTGTTGGTAAACTGCAAGTTGCTATTAATGCTAAGCAGGATGCTAAAAAGCAGTTAAGTATACTAGGAGAGGGGGTTAAAGCTGCAGATGCTGCTCAAAATGACAAAAAGACAAAGAAATGGCCAGAAACATGGGCATTAAAAGCATATTTAAGCGCTTACGTTTCCATAATTGATAATGATGAGGGAAATGCAGATCGATATTATACACTAGCTGCACAAGCTATAGATTCTGCCAGAAGACTCGATAAGTTTCAGGCGAATTATCGGTTAATTGCGGCCGCTGCATACAACATCAATATTAGAAAACAAAAAAAAGGTGGTGCTGCCTTTGCAAATGGTGATTATGCTACAGCTTATGAGTTGCTTAAAGAGGTAAGTGATTTTTTGCCAAAAGATACAACTTTAGCTGTAAATACAGCCTTGTCTGCTCAAAACATTCAGTATTTCGATAATGCTTTGGCATATTTTAAACGGGCAAAGGAAAATGGCATTAAAAATCCAATCGTTTTCCAGAACATGGCCAATATTTATACTTCAAAATTTGAACATGAGTTAGCTATACGTGCGCTTGAAGATGGCATAAAAGTAAATCCTTATAATGTTTTTCTAACCAATGATTACATCAATCTGCTGCTGGATGATGAAAAATTTGCGGAAGCCATTCGTGTGATTGAATCAACTCTCAAAGTAGAGTCGAATAATAAACTACTTTATTTTCTGTATGGCTACCTGCAACAGAATAAAGCGAACAATAGCACTGCAGAATTAGCATACAATAAGGCGTTGGCAATTGATGAGAATTATTTTGACGCCTTGTATCAATTAGGATTGGTTTATATAAATTCCGCAAATGAATCACTTAAATCCGGAAAAGCGGAAAACATTCAGAAATTCAAGTCATATATCAATCGAGCGGAAATCGCATTGCTTCAGGCGCACGAAGTCAATCAAAATGATAAAGCTACCGTGCAACTACTAATTGACATCTATACACGTAAAAATAGATTAGATAAAGTTCAGGAGCTTAAAGGTAAGCTTGAAGAGTTCTAAGTCTCTAAAGTGAGGCAATTCTAGATATACTACTTCTCTTATAAATAAGTTATATAATTAATATTATGTTAAGTAGTATTTTATGTTAAACCCTCTTGTGCTGCAAATATTTTTTGTCTTTTAAATTAATTAAATCTAAAAAATGCTGATATTACTACCAACAAAGGTCAAGTAGTTGTATGCATTAATTATAAATTTGCAGTATGTTAAATCGCCCCGTCAGAAGTATTCATGATTTTTTGCTAAGTACTTATTTTGCTGATGGATTACGTATTACACTTGGCGTTCTTTGTCCATCGCTCATTCTCGCTCAGTTTGGTCTTATTCAGTACGGAATGACACTTTCGCTTGGTGCGTTATGCGCCAGTGTTGTGGATACACCAGGACCAATTATACACCGCAGGAATGCGATGCTGATCACAACAGGGCTCATCACTTTGACATTTATCATAGTTGGTCTAACCAATAGCAATATCTATTTCACCGGGCTTCTAGTTGTGCTTTTTAGCTTTGTTTTCTCCATGTTCTTCTTGTATGGATTAAGGGCTGCATCTATTGGTACCGCGGTTTTACTCATCATGGTTTTAAGTATCGACGACATTAGGCCCTGGAAAGAGGTGTTATTTTCATCGGCACTTATCTTTATTGGTAGCATCTGGTATACCCTCTTGAGTTATTTTTTTTATAGGATCCGCCCCTATCGCATTGTGCAGCAAACTTTAAGTGATTCCATTCATGAAGTAAGTCTTTTCTTAAGGGCAAAAGCTAAATTTTATCATAAAAATATCGATTATGATGACAATTATGCTGATTTACTGCAGCTTCAGGTGCTTGTACATGAAAAACAAGATGATGTACGAGAGGTGCTGTTTAAAACCAGGGAAATTGTAAGGGAATCTACACCTGAAGGAAGGTTTTTACTATTAGTGTTTGTGGATATGGTTGACCTATTTGAGCAAGTCATGTCAACCTATTACAATTACAAACAACTGCATGAACAGTTCGACTCTACAGGTATTTTAAAGCATTATGAATCCGTAATTATAAAAATAGCAGATGAACTGGATGATATCGCTTTTTCATTAAAAACAGGTGGTATTCCTAGCCTACCAACCACCCTTATTGAAGATGTAGAAACATTAAGAAATGAGATTATCCAACTCGAAAGTAACAATACTGAAGGCAAGTATAATACATTGGGCATCATTGCGCTAAAAAACATAGAAGTCAATATCGAAAATATTCTTTCGCGGGTTAAGACAATTAATAGCTATTTCAATAAGAAAGAAAAGAAAAATTTAAAGCCCAGAGAAATAGAAGTAGAAAAATTTGTAACCAGGCAAAGTTTAGATCCTGAGTTATTCTTTGATAATATTACTTTTAGTTCATCTACTTTCAGGCATTCGCTTCGTGTTGCTACGGTAATGCTTATTGGTTTTATTATCGCTAAGTTATTAGGATTTTCTCATAGTTATTGGATATTGCTTACCATATTGGTAATTTCTAAACCCGGCTTTAGTCTAACTAAAAAACGAAATTACGAGCGTATCATAGGAACCGTTGTCGGTGCATTTATTGGAATGGGTATACTCCTTTATATTCATGATAAAAATACCTTATTTGTTATTCTGCTTTTCTGTATGATTGGTGCTTATAGCTTTCAACGTAAAAATTATGTAGTAAGTGTGCTGTTCATGACTCCCTATATCCTGGTGTTGTTTGATTTTTTAGGGATGGGAAGTTTATCCATAGCACGTGAACGTATTTATGATACGCTTATTGGTTCGGGGATTGCCTTACTGGCCAGTTATTCCTTATTCCCTTATTGGGAATATGAAAAGCTTAAAGAAGCAATGCTGGACACATTAAAAGCTAATATGAAGTATTTTGAAGAAGTAGTTTTCTTGTATACAAATGGCGTTCAAAATCTTACCAATTACAAGGTTGCCCGTAAAGAAGTGTACGTAACAACAGCCAATTTAGCTTCACTTTTCCAACGTATGTTCTCAGAGCCTAAAAGTAAACAGGTATCCATGGCCGAAATCCATCAGTTTACTGCTTTAAATCATCACCTCTCCTCTTATATAGCTACCCTTTCCTTATATAAGAAAGAACATGCTTTTGTTGTTTCTGATTTTGATACACTTAAGCCAGTCATTCAAAATACGAATTACCTATTAAATATGGCTATAGAGAATCTTCAGGCCAATAAGGGGATAACCAGCAATGTTCCTTTAATCAGAAGAAATATTAGCGAATCAATAGAGAATCAAAAGGACGAAGTAATGATTGCTGAGCAAATTGATCTTATTCAAAAGGTGGCCTATGACATTTTTAAGCTATCCGAAAAAATTAAAATATAATTTATTCTAAGGCCACAAAAACAACAGCTATTAATTAGCTGTTGCTTCTTCAGTTCTGTTAACTGTATTTACCGGTCTACCATTTTTAAAAGCTTCCCTGGTTTTTAATCCCAGTAACTCAAACATGGCCATATCATCTACAAAAGCTGGATTTGGCGTAGTCAATAATTTATCACCTGCAAATATGGAACTCGCACCGGCCATAAAGCAAAACGCCTGTTCCAAAGTACTCATTTCATTTCTTCCTGCAGACAATCGCACCACTGAATTAGGCATTACAATACGCGCAGTAGCAATCATCCTAACCATATCCCATATTGGAACACGTGGTTGGTCTTCTAATGGTGTACCTTTTACAGGTACAAGTGCATTTACCGGAACAGATTCCGGATGAACCTCCATATTGGCTAAGGTCTGCAGCATAGAAACCCTATCTTCAGTTGTTTCACCCAGACCAATAATTCCACCACTACAAACAGTTAATTTTGCTTTACGTACGTTTTTAATGGTATTTAAGCGGTCGTCATAAGTCCTTGTAGAAATGATACGTTTATAGTCATCTTCAGAAGTATCGATGTTATGATTATATGCGTACA
This is a stretch of genomic DNA from Candidatus Pedobacter colombiensis. It encodes these proteins:
- a CDS encoding FUSC family membrane protein: MLNRPVRSIHDFLLSTYFADGLRITLGVLCPSLILAQFGLIQYGMTLSLGALCASVVDTPGPIIHRRNAMLITTGLITLTFIIVGLTNSNIYFTGLLVVLFSFVFSMFFLYGLRAASIGTAVLLIMVLSIDDIRPWKEVLFSSALIFIGSIWYTLLSYFFYRIRPYRIVQQTLSDSIHEVSLFLRAKAKFYHKNIDYDDNYADLLQLQVLVHEKQDDVREVLFKTREIVRESTPEGRFLLLVFVDMVDLFEQVMSTYYNYKQLHEQFDSTGILKHYESVIIKIADELDDIAFSLKTGGIPSLPTTLIEDVETLRNEIIQLESNNTEGKYNTLGIIALKNIEVNIENILSRVKTINSYFNKKEKKNLKPREIEVEKFVTRQSLDPELFFDNITFSSSTFRHSLRVATVMLIGFIIAKLLGFSHSYWILLTILVISKPGFSLTKKRNYERIIGTVVGAFIGMGILLYIHDKNTLFVILLFCMIGAYSFQRKNYVVSVLFMTPYILVLFDFLGMGSLSIARERIYDTLIGSGIALLASYSLFPYWEYEKLKEAMLDTLKANMKYFEEVVFLYTNGVQNLTNYKVARKEVYVTTANLASLFQRMFSEPKSKQVSMAEIHQFTALNHHLSSYIATLSLYKKEHAFVVSDFDTLKPVIQNTNYLLNMAIENLQANKGITSNVPLIRRNISESIENQKDEVMIAEQIDLIQKVAYDIFKLSEKIKI
- the bioB gene encoding biotin synthase BioB, giving the protein MQPTKHNWTKEEISAIYHKPFLDLVYEAATIHRENKDYSEVQVSSLISIKTGGCAEDCSYCPQAARYHTDLEVQPLMQVSQVVTAAVKAKEGGASRLCMGAAWREVRDNRDFDRVIEMVKAVNEMDMEVCCTLGMLTESQAQKLADAGLYAYNHNIDTSEDDYKRIISTRTYDDRLNTIKNVRKAKLTVCSGGIIGLGETTEDRVSMLQTLANMEVHPESVPVNALVPVKGTPLEDQPRVPIWDMVRMIATARIVMPNSVVRLSAGRNEMSTLEQAFCFMAGASSIFAGDKLLTTPNPAFVDDMAMFELLGLKTREAFKNGRPVNTVNRTEEATAN